A stretch of the Streptosporangium sp. NBC_01755 genome encodes the following:
- a CDS encoding dihydrofolate reductase family protein yields MRKIFSFIMTTLDGYFEGRNHDLGWHNVDEEFGEFAARQLDESGTLVFGRVTYRLMAGFWPTPEGEKADPAVAARMNGTDKIVVSRTQDRAEWAGTRLIKQDLVEEFTRLKREPGKDIAILGSSDLTVSLLRLGLVDELRIMVNPVVLGEGTPLFGTVMGRIDLKLLKTRTFNSGNVLHHYRPAV; encoded by the coding sequence GTGCGAAAGATCTTCTCGTTCATCATGACGACCCTCGACGGGTATTTCGAGGGGCGGAACCATGACCTCGGCTGGCACAACGTCGATGAGGAGTTCGGCGAGTTCGCGGCGCGCCAGCTCGACGAGAGCGGCACGCTCGTGTTCGGGCGGGTCACCTACCGGCTGATGGCGGGCTTCTGGCCGACGCCCGAGGGGGAGAAGGCCGATCCGGCGGTCGCGGCGAGGATGAACGGCACGGACAAGATCGTCGTCTCACGAACGCAGGACAGGGCCGAGTGGGCCGGCACCCGGCTGATCAAACAGGATCTCGTCGAGGAGTTCACCAGGCTCAAGCGGGAACCCGGCAAGGACATCGCCATCCTGGGCAGTTCCGACCTGACCGTGAGTCTTCTCCGGTTGGGGCTCGTCGACGAGCTGCGGATCATGGTGAATCCGGTCGTCCTCGGCGAGGGCACCCCGCTCTTCGGGACCGTGATGGGCAGGATCGACCTGAAACTACTGAAAACCAGAACTTTCAACTCCGGCAACGTCCTACACCACTACCGGCCCGCTGTCTGA
- a CDS encoding PIN domain-containing protein — MPFSAVLDACVLYPNALRDTLLRTAEAGIYQPLWSERILAEVRGALVRNGRSEQLVDRTLSFVRGAFPEAMVKGWEPLEDSMGNHVKDRHVLAAAVRGHADVVVTLNLRDFPSSACDHLDVEVQHPDTFLCYNLEQAPDIILQVLREQASSTGKPPHSSMSIEDVLSSLENCGTPVFAATARSLFKM, encoded by the coding sequence GTGCCGTTCTCTGCCGTGCTCGATGCCTGCGTGCTCTATCCCAACGCACTGCGAGACACTCTCTTAAGAACCGCGGAAGCCGGCATCTACCAACCCCTGTGGAGCGAGCGGATACTGGCGGAGGTTCGAGGCGCCCTGGTGAGAAACGGACGCTCCGAACAGCTTGTAGACCGTACGTTGTCATTCGTCCGAGGCGCCTTCCCCGAAGCCATGGTCAAGGGATGGGAGCCTCTCGAGGACTCGATGGGGAACCACGTCAAGGATCGCCACGTCCTGGCCGCTGCGGTTCGTGGCCATGCCGATGTGGTCGTGACCCTCAACTTGCGCGATTTCCCAAGCTCGGCATGCGACCATCTCGATGTTGAGGTCCAACACCCTGACACATTCCTGTGTTACAACCTGGAGCAGGCGCCAGACATCATCCTCCAGGTACTGCGGGAGCAAGCGAGTTCAACCGGCAAACCACCTCATTCCTCTATGTCCATCGAGGATGTACTGAGTTCGCTGGAGAACTGTGGAACCCCTGTTTTCGCCGCCACCGCACGTTCGCTGTTTAAAATGTAA
- a CDS encoding helix-turn-helix domain-containing protein: MGDTSLAAADARTFLPEEDPQTQAAIVDLVEELRRRGRSVADCPALLTGPDGSPSLPLPMQVYQALLQVAEALSKGLAVTVAPQHMTMSTYEAAELLGISRPTLVKLLENGEIPYQRATDRPGAHRRVKLKDVLAFKERRRTERRRLLDELTADSVDAGTYDKPAGEF; this comes from the coding sequence ATGGGCGACACGTCGTTGGCCGCGGCAGACGCCAGGACGTTCCTCCCGGAAGAAGATCCTCAGACTCAGGCGGCCATCGTTGATCTGGTCGAGGAGCTGCGCAGGCGAGGGCGATCGGTAGCCGACTGTCCAGCACTACTCACAGGTCCAGATGGATCACCATCCCTTCCGCTGCCAATGCAGGTCTATCAGGCTCTTCTGCAAGTAGCGGAGGCCCTGTCAAAGGGCCTGGCTGTCACTGTCGCACCACAGCACATGACAATGTCCACCTATGAAGCGGCCGAGCTGCTGGGAATCTCCAGGCCGACTCTGGTCAAACTCCTAGAAAATGGGGAAATTCCCTACCAACGTGCGACAGATCGCCCTGGAGCACATCGGCGAGTAAAGCTCAAAGATGTCCTTGCCTTTAAGGAAAGGCGACGCACAGAGCGGCGACGGCTGCTGGACGAACTCACCGCGGATTCCGTAGATGCGGGTACGTACGACAAGCCCGCCGGCGAGTTCTGA
- a CDS encoding dihydrofolate reductase family protein, whose protein sequence is MRKIFSFMMTTLDGYFEGRNHDLGWHNVDEEFGEFAARQLDESGTLVFGRVTYRLMAGFWPTPEGEKADPAVAARMNGTDKIVASRTPDRAEWADTSTGPPLSDAPTRGRSAARAPQPVLGQVGGT, encoded by the coding sequence GTGCGAAAGATCTTCTCGTTCATGATGACCACCCTCGACGGGTATTTCGAGGGGCGGAACCATGACCTCGGCTGGCACAACGTCGATGAGGAGTTCGGCGAGTTCGCGGCGCGCCAGCTCGACGAGAGCGGCACGCTCGTGTTCGGGCGGGTCACCTACCGGCTGATGGCGGGCTTCTGGCCGACGCCCGAGGGGGAGAAGGCCGATCCGGCGGTCGCGGCGAGGATGAACGGCACGGACAAGATCGTCGCCTCACGAACGCCGGACAGGGCCGAGTGGGCCGACACCTCTACCGGCCCGCCACTGTCTGACGCGCCGACCAGGGGCAGAAGCGCAGCGAGGGCGCCTCAACCAGTGCTCGGCCAAGTGGGGGGTACGTGA
- the aroQ gene encoding type II 3-dehydroquinate dehydratase, with protein MILVTCVHVLNGPNLNLLGTRRPEVYGTMTLPDVEELCREEATRLGLDLVFRQSNHEGQLIDWIHEAGARVKAGEVIGAVFNPGAYTHTSIALHDAIEGTELPLVEVHISNVHRRESFRHHSYISPVARGTIVGLGVDGYRLAIDALHRMSPR; from the coding sequence ATGATCCTCGTGACCTGCGTACACGTGCTCAACGGCCCGAACCTGAACCTGCTCGGCACCCGCAGACCCGAGGTCTACGGCACCATGACGCTGCCGGACGTCGAGGAACTGTGCCGCGAGGAGGCCACTCGGCTCGGCCTGGACCTGGTCTTCCGTCAGTCCAACCACGAGGGCCAGCTGATCGACTGGATCCATGAGGCCGGGGCACGCGTCAAGGCCGGTGAGGTCATCGGCGCGGTCTTCAACCCCGGGGCCTACACCCACACCTCGATCGCCCTGCACGATGCCATCGAGGGCACCGAACTACCGCTCGTCGAGGTGCACATCTCCAACGTGCACCGCCGCGAGTCCTTCCGCCACCACTCGTACATCTCCCCCGTCGCGCGCGGCACCATCGTCGGCCTCGGCGTGGACGGCTACCGCCTCGCCATCGACGCCCTGCACCGGATGTCCCCGAGGTAG
- a CDS encoding FdhF/YdeP family oxidoreductase, whose amino-acid sequence MADDILAAGENFGQGMPGVPARGRGPNTGEPFSRRDYRHPAAGWGAALSVGKVLAKTREPVEGTRAIFRMNHENHGFDCPGCAWPDDRKGLRLDICENGIKHVTWEMTPKRVGRRFFDEHTVTELSGWSDFALEDQGRLTEPMVYDPESDKYRPISWPDAFELVGSTLRRLSSPDQASFYTSGRLSNEATFLYQLWVREFGTNNLPDCSNMCHEASGRALKAALGTGKGTVDLDDWGKADAIFLLGSNAASNAPRMLTALVDAYQRGAQIVHINPLVEAAAGKTIVPHELLAMGTFHATRTGTLNVQPRIGGDLALLRGVAKAVFEAAETDPKAIDQGFVDDHTHGFEDYRRACAEAGWPQLERQSGVDEARIREFADVYLRSKRTIISWCLGVTQQEHGVDTVREIVNLLLLRGNLGREGAGPCPIRGHSNVQGNRTCGVNSHPDERFLSRLAEVCGIDPPRAWGLDTVGTIEAMHRGDVKVFVSMGGNFSLATPDTPRTFQALRGCELTVQVSTKLNRSHLVHGEKALILPCLGRTEKDWQRRRLQGVTVEDSMSMVHMSIGMRNPASRQLLSEPAIIAGMARATLPDSATPWQEYVDDYDRIRDTMAQVLDGFEDFNRRVRMPLGFRIRQPARERVFLTESGRAEFCTAPVPNVIPEAGRLTLGTVRSHDQWNTTVYSDDDRYRGVKNLRTLVLMNRDDMRDRGLAEADLVDITSIAKDGSRRSVYGYRAFGYDIPRGSVIGYMPELNVLCALGDFSPQSGQPLAKHLTVEITPMDGRAADDGLRREAERPVGHGAGG is encoded by the coding sequence ATGGCCGACGACATTCTTGCCGCAGGAGAGAACTTCGGACAGGGGATGCCGGGGGTTCCGGCGCGGGGGCGCGGGCCCAACACCGGCGAGCCCTTCTCCAGGCGTGACTACCGGCATCCGGCGGCGGGCTGGGGCGCGGCGCTCAGCGTCGGAAAGGTGCTGGCCAAGACGCGGGAGCCGGTCGAGGGGACGCGCGCGATCTTCCGGATGAACCACGAGAACCACGGTTTCGACTGTCCGGGATGCGCGTGGCCGGACGACAGGAAGGGCCTGCGCCTGGACATCTGCGAGAACGGCATCAAGCACGTCACCTGGGAGATGACCCCCAAGCGCGTCGGGCGCCGGTTCTTCGACGAGCACACCGTCACCGAGCTGTCCGGCTGGAGCGACTTCGCGCTGGAGGACCAGGGCAGGCTGACCGAGCCGATGGTCTACGACCCGGAATCCGACAAGTACCGGCCGATCTCCTGGCCGGACGCGTTCGAGCTGGTCGGCTCGACGCTCAGGAGGCTGAGCAGCCCGGATCAGGCGTCGTTCTACACCTCCGGGCGGCTGAGCAACGAGGCCACATTCCTCTACCAGCTCTGGGTCCGCGAGTTCGGTACCAACAACCTGCCGGACTGCTCGAACATGTGCCACGAGGCGAGCGGCCGCGCGCTGAAGGCCGCGCTGGGTACCGGCAAGGGGACCGTCGACCTGGACGACTGGGGCAAGGCCGACGCGATCTTCCTTCTTGGCTCCAACGCGGCCTCCAACGCGCCGCGCATGCTGACCGCGCTGGTCGACGCCTACCAGCGCGGTGCCCAGATCGTGCACATCAACCCGCTCGTCGAGGCCGCAGCCGGGAAGACGATCGTGCCGCACGAGCTCCTCGCGATGGGCACCTTTCACGCCACCAGGACCGGCACCCTCAACGTGCAACCGAGGATCGGCGGTGACCTGGCGCTGCTGCGCGGGGTCGCGAAGGCCGTGTTCGAGGCGGCGGAGACCGACCCGAAGGCGATCGACCAGGGGTTCGTCGACGACCACACGCACGGCTTCGAGGACTACCGGCGGGCGTGCGCCGAGGCCGGCTGGCCGCAACTGGAGCGCCAGTCGGGCGTGGACGAGGCGAGGATCCGCGAGTTCGCCGACGTCTACCTGCGTTCCAAGCGCACCATCATCAGCTGGTGCCTGGGCGTCACCCAGCAGGAACACGGCGTCGACACCGTGCGCGAGATCGTCAACCTGCTGCTGCTCCGCGGCAACCTCGGCCGCGAGGGTGCCGGTCCGTGTCCCATCCGAGGGCACAGCAACGTCCAGGGCAACCGCACCTGCGGGGTCAACTCCCACCCGGACGAGCGGTTCCTCTCCCGGCTGGCCGAGGTGTGCGGCATCGACCCGCCGAGGGCCTGGGGCCTGGACACCGTCGGCACCATCGAGGCGATGCACCGGGGCGACGTCAAGGTGTTCGTGAGCATGGGCGGCAACTTCTCGCTGGCCACGCCCGACACCCCGCGCACCTTCCAGGCGCTGCGCGGCTGCGAGCTGACCGTGCAGGTCAGCACCAAGCTCAACCGCAGCCACCTGGTGCACGGCGAGAAGGCGCTGATCCTGCCCTGCCTCGGCCGTACCGAGAAGGACTGGCAGCGCCGCAGGCTGCAGGGGGTCACGGTCGAGGACTCGATGAGCATGGTGCACATGTCGATCGGCATGCGGAACCCGGCCTCCAGGCAACTGCTCTCCGAACCGGCGATCATCGCCGGGATGGCGCGGGCGACCCTGCCGGACAGCGCCACGCCCTGGCAGGAGTACGTCGACGACTACGACCGGATCCGCGACACCATGGCCCAGGTCCTCGACGGGTTCGAGGACTTCAACCGCCGGGTCCGGATGCCGCTGGGCTTCCGGATCCGCCAGCCCGCCCGCGAGCGGGTCTTCCTCACCGAGTCCGGGCGCGCCGAATTCTGCACCGCCCCGGTTCCGAACGTCATACCGGAGGCGGGCCGCCTGACGCTGGGCACGGTGCGCTCCCACGACCAGTGGAACACCACCGTCTACTCCGACGACGACCGCTACCGGGGCGTCAAGAACCTGCGCACCCTGGTGCTGATGAACCGCGACGACATGCGGGACCGGGGCCTCGCCGAGGCCGACCTCGTCGACATCACCAGCATCGCCAAGGACGGCAGCAGGCGCAGCGTCTACGGCTACCGGGCCTTCGGCTACGACATTCCGCGCGGCAGCGTGATCGGGTACATGCCCGAGCTGAACGTGCTCTGCGCGCTCGGTGACTTCAGCCCGCAGAGCGGGCAGCCGCTGGCCAAACACCTCACCGTCGAGATCACCCCGATGGACGGCCGCGCGGCCGACGACGGCCTTCGGCGAGAGGCCGAACGCCCGGTCGGCCACGGTGCGGGCGGGTAG
- a CDS encoding YciI family protein yields MAKYLLLKHYRGAPASVNDVPMDQWTPEEISAHVQYMHDFAARLEGTGEFVDGQALAPEGMFVRYDGEGRPPVTDGPFAETKDLIAGWMVIDVDSYERAIELAGDLSAAPGAGGEPIHEWLEVRPFLAAPPTITE; encoded by the coding sequence ATGGCCAAGTATTTGCTGCTCAAGCACTACCGCGGCGCCCCGGCTTCGGTCAACGACGTGCCCATGGACCAGTGGACGCCGGAGGAGATCTCGGCCCACGTGCAGTACATGCACGACTTTGCGGCCCGGCTTGAGGGGACCGGCGAGTTCGTCGACGGTCAGGCGCTTGCCCCCGAGGGGATGTTCGTCCGGTACGACGGCGAGGGTCGCCCGCCGGTCACCGACGGCCCATTCGCCGAGACCAAGGACCTCATCGCCGGCTGGATGGTGATCGACGTCGACAGCTACGAGCGCGCCATCGAGCTGGCCGGGGACCTGTCGGCCGCCCCTGGGGCAGGCGGGGAGCCGATCCACGAGTGGCTCGAGGTGCGCCCGTTCCTGGCCGCGCCGCCCACCATCACGGAGTGA
- a CDS encoding RNA polymerase sigma factor, which translates to MNEVLLRSLTPSVLGILVRRGADFAAAEDAVQDALVEAVRVWPADPPRDPKGWLVTVAWHRFLDATRADAARRRREDLVDEEPAPGSVPTVDDTLQLYFLCAHPSLTPSSAVALTLRAVGGLTTRQIAQAYLVPEATMAQRISRAKRTVSGMRFDQPGDVATVLRVLYLVFNEGYSGDVDLAAEAIRLTRRLAAAIDHPEVAGLLALMLLHHARRAARTAPDGSLVPLAEQDRGRWDTKSIAEGVEILQAALARDRLGEFQAQAAIAALHADAPTAEETDWVQIVEWYDELARLTDSPVVRLNRAVAVGEADGPRVGLAALVALDNSLPRHAAVAAYLHERDGDLATAARLYAEAAQKAPNLAERDHLTRQAARLNARRCS; encoded by the coding sequence GTGAACGAGGTCCTGCTCCGGAGCCTCACGCCGAGCGTGCTCGGGATCCTCGTCCGCCGCGGAGCCGACTTCGCGGCGGCCGAGGACGCCGTGCAGGACGCGCTGGTCGAGGCGGTCCGCGTCTGGCCGGCCGACCCGCCGAGGGACCCGAAGGGCTGGCTGGTCACCGTGGCCTGGCACCGGTTCCTCGACGCGACCCGGGCGGACGCCGCCCGCCGCCGGCGTGAGGACCTCGTCGACGAGGAGCCGGCGCCCGGGTCCGTGCCCACGGTGGACGACACGCTCCAGCTCTACTTCCTGTGCGCCCACCCGTCGCTGACGCCGTCGTCCGCGGTCGCGCTCACGCTGCGCGCCGTCGGCGGGCTGACCACCCGCCAGATCGCCCAGGCCTACCTGGTGCCCGAGGCGACCATGGCGCAGCGCATCAGCCGGGCCAAGCGCACCGTCTCCGGCATGCGGTTCGACCAGCCCGGCGACGTCGCCACCGTGCTACGCGTCCTCTATTTGGTCTTCAACGAGGGCTACTCCGGCGACGTCGACCTCGCCGCCGAGGCCATCCGGCTCACCCGGCGGCTCGCGGCCGCGATCGACCACCCCGAGGTGGCGGGGCTGCTCGCCCTCATGCTGCTCCACCACGCCCGGCGCGCCGCCCGGACCGCGCCCGACGGCAGCCTGGTGCCGCTCGCCGAGCAGGATCGCGGCCGGTGGGACACCAAGTCGATTGCCGAGGGCGTCGAGATCCTGCAGGCGGCCCTCGCCCGCGACCGGCTGGGCGAGTTCCAGGCCCAGGCCGCCATCGCGGCACTCCACGCTGACGCGCCCACCGCCGAGGAGACCGACTGGGTGCAGATCGTCGAGTGGTATGACGAGCTCGCGCGCCTGACCGACAGCCCGGTCGTCCGGCTCAACCGCGCGGTGGCCGTCGGCGAGGCCGACGGACCGCGCGTCGGCCTGGCGGCGCTCGTGGCGCTGGACAACTCACTGCCCCGCCACGCCGCGGTGGCGGCGTACCTCCACGAGCGCGACGGCGACCTGGCGACGGCGGCACGGCTGTACGCCGAGGCGGCCCAAAAGGCCCCCAACCTCGCCGAGCGCGACCACCTGACACGCCAGGCCGCCCGGCTCAACGCCCGCCGGTGCAGCTGA
- a CDS encoding Eco57I restriction-modification methylase domain-containing protein has translation MKTLALDIDLVPRAAPADIPDEAVEHGEVFTRKWVVEMILDLVGYRPDQDLALLRLVEPACGSGAFLGVIAQRVSASCRKHGRDITAALDAVRAFDLLPRNVAASRALVERILTAEGWAADDAFHVAQAWVRRADYLFERPAGTPGVDVVVGNPPYIRLEDLPEERMSLYRALWPTMVGRADIYVGFFEAALRSLRAGGRLGFICADRWMRNQYGRELRKLVGDEFALDACIAMHDVDAFEEQVAAYPAVTVLRRGVQESAVVADTTSRFGETAAQDLFSWINRREDQPLRRGTFEAARMPHWFSGDDLWPTGSPARLAVLEDLTERFTVMGQTPGVRVGIGVATGADKVFITRDSDLVEADRLLRMSMVRDTTSGRLEWSGHYLVNPWDDNGHLVDLERYPKLRAYFTRNAAALRGRYIARKNPEKWYKTIDKVETGLRQQPKLLFPDMKLSSHPVLDEGDFYPHHNLYFITSDVWDLEVLGGLLLSKVAEAFVDAYAVKMRGKTLRFQAQYLRRIPLPTPAAITPTQRERLITAFRNRDAEAATSAALDVYGLTEWPD, from the coding sequence GTGAAGACTCTTGCCCTGGACATCGACCTCGTCCCCCGAGCCGCGCCGGCCGACATACCCGACGAGGCGGTGGAGCACGGGGAGGTGTTCACCCGTAAATGGGTCGTCGAGATGATCCTTGACCTGGTCGGCTACCGTCCAGATCAGGATCTTGCCCTGCTCCGACTCGTCGAGCCCGCCTGCGGCAGTGGGGCGTTCCTCGGTGTGATCGCCCAGCGGGTCAGCGCCTCATGCCGCAAGCACGGGCGAGACATCACAGCCGCCCTGGACGCGGTGCGGGCCTTCGATCTTCTTCCTCGGAACGTGGCCGCATCCCGCGCTCTGGTCGAGCGCATTCTGACGGCGGAAGGCTGGGCGGCCGATGACGCCTTCCATGTGGCTCAAGCCTGGGTGCGACGAGCCGACTACCTGTTTGAGCGGCCTGCGGGCACCCCTGGAGTGGATGTCGTCGTCGGCAACCCGCCCTACATCCGCCTGGAGGACCTGCCTGAGGAGCGAATGAGTCTCTATCGGGCTCTATGGCCCACGATGGTGGGACGGGCAGACATCTACGTCGGCTTCTTCGAGGCCGCTCTCCGCTCTCTCCGTGCGGGAGGCCGACTTGGGTTCATCTGCGCGGACCGGTGGATGCGCAACCAGTACGGCAGGGAGCTCCGCAAGCTCGTCGGTGATGAGTTCGCACTGGATGCCTGCATCGCGATGCACGACGTCGACGCTTTCGAGGAGCAGGTCGCGGCGTATCCGGCGGTGACGGTGCTACGCCGGGGCGTTCAGGAGTCCGCAGTGGTCGCTGACACGACAAGCCGCTTCGGAGAGACCGCGGCTCAAGACCTTTTCTCCTGGATCAACCGCCGAGAGGACCAACCCCTCCGACGGGGAACCTTCGAGGCCGCGAGGATGCCTCACTGGTTCTCCGGTGATGACCTGTGGCCGACAGGCTCACCCGCACGGCTCGCGGTCCTGGAAGACCTTACAGAGCGGTTCACGGTCATGGGCCAGACGCCTGGGGTCCGGGTGGGAATCGGTGTCGCGACCGGGGCCGACAAGGTCTTCATCACCCGTGATTCCGATCTCGTCGAGGCTGATCGGCTTCTTCGGATGTCAATGGTCCGCGACACGACCAGCGGCCGGCTCGAATGGTCCGGGCACTACCTGGTCAACCCGTGGGACGACAACGGCCATCTAGTAGATCTTGAGCGGTATCCGAAGCTTCGGGCGTACTTCACACGGAACGCTGCCGCTCTCAGGGGACGCTACATCGCCAGAAAGAACCCCGAAAAATGGTACAAAACTATCGACAAGGTTGAAACTGGTCTCAGGCAGCAACCCAAGCTGCTGTTTCCTGACATGAAGCTCAGTAGTCATCCGGTTCTCGACGAGGGTGACTTCTACCCGCATCACAACCTCTACTTCATCACCTCCGATGTCTGGGACCTGGAGGTCCTCGGTGGGTTGCTGCTGTCCAAGGTGGCAGAGGCCTTCGTAGACGCGTACGCGGTGAAAATGCGCGGCAAGACGCTCCGGTTTCAAGCTCAGTACCTCCGACGCATCCCTTTGCCGACCCCTGCGGCAATCACCCCGACGCAGCGGGAACGACTGATCACCGCCTTCAGAAACCGCGACGCGGAGGCCGCGACATCGGCGGCTCTGGACGTGTACGGCCTCACCGAATGGCCTGACTGA
- a CDS encoding PaeR7I family type II restriction endonuclease, whose amino-acid sequence MRKEAVQQAVEEFWSERRVQIEKLKDQGKSGGAARANGHMGGFTNLVAQEFVGAGVPAECIKTGKPYLPGYYRVRKQWDLAIVWEGVLVAAIEFKSQVGSVGKNINNRFEEALGTATDTHAAHIKNGIYGEIPPWLGYVFVLQETTETEQRNRSTKTLFPTDPAFDGMSYNERYQEMAKRFVRERIYQAGWFVTTKVTDEGVVYNEPLAMAGAAEFAVQIRERVDYVKAVLSETH is encoded by the coding sequence GTGCGCAAGGAAGCGGTTCAGCAGGCAGTCGAAGAGTTCTGGTCAGAGCGACGGGTGCAGATAGAAAAGCTTAAAGATCAAGGGAAATCCGGTGGTGCCGCCCGCGCCAACGGTCATATGGGGGGCTTCACGAACTTGGTCGCTCAAGAATTCGTCGGTGCTGGAGTCCCTGCGGAGTGCATCAAAACGGGCAAGCCTTACCTGCCCGGCTACTATCGGGTCCGCAAGCAGTGGGACCTGGCGATCGTATGGGAAGGCGTCCTCGTTGCGGCGATCGAGTTCAAGTCGCAGGTCGGCAGCGTCGGAAAGAACATCAACAACCGATTCGAAGAGGCATTGGGAACCGCGACGGACACTCACGCGGCACACATCAAGAACGGGATCTATGGCGAGATTCCTCCCTGGCTAGGGTACGTGTTCGTCCTGCAGGAAACAACCGAGACCGAACAACGGAACCGATCAACGAAGACCCTCTTTCCGACCGATCCGGCATTTGATGGCATGTCCTACAACGAGCGTTACCAGGAGATGGCTAAACGCTTCGTCAGGGAACGCATATACCAGGCCGGCTGGTTTGTGACCACTAAGGTCACAGATGAGGGAGTTGTGTATAACGAGCCCCTGGCTATGGCGGGCGCCGCGGAATTCGCGGTACAGATCAGAGAGCGAGTCGATTACGTGAAGGCTGTTCTCAGCGAGACGCACTGA
- a CDS encoding ATP-binding protein, which translates to MRWRRAFPGAQEQIGEARRFVKTLLASSPLLDDLILITSELTSNAICHTASGRGGVFVVEVTQLPLGKDGFRARIAVLDGGAPTDPIVRCRDENAPGGRGLALVAALAVRRGIDGDQTGRVVWAELDWHAPASQQFMDGSPLVPQTSVAAAQAEMNARYTDWLIWFGPWSGFWYGVPKDTGVPALMLVAVSAQALADDIDAAFN; encoded by the coding sequence ATGCGCTGGCGTAGGGCCTTCCCCGGCGCTCAGGAGCAGATCGGTGAAGCCCGGCGCTTCGTTAAGACGCTGCTGGCATCCAGCCCTCTGCTGGACGACCTGATCCTGATCACCTCGGAACTGACATCTAACGCGATCTGCCATACGGCCAGCGGGCGTGGCGGGGTCTTCGTCGTGGAGGTAACCCAGTTACCGCTCGGCAAGGACGGGTTCAGAGCGAGAATCGCGGTTCTGGACGGCGGCGCCCCCACCGACCCCATAGTGCGCTGCCGGGACGAGAACGCCCCCGGTGGGCGCGGGCTGGCACTGGTGGCCGCACTGGCGGTCCGCCGGGGCATCGACGGCGATCAAACGGGCAGGGTGGTCTGGGCCGAACTGGACTGGCATGCCCCCGCCTCTCAACAGTTCATGGATGGCTCTCCACTGGTCCCCCAGACATCCGTTGCCGCCGCCCAGGCCGAGATGAATGCTCGTTACACCGACTGGCTGATCTGGTTCGGACCGTGGAGCGGGTTCTGGTATGGGGTGCCGAAGGACACCGGCGTCCCCGCACTAATGCTCGTCGCCGTCTCAGCTCAGGCCCTGGCCGACGACATCGACGCCGCTTTCAACTGA
- a CDS encoding helix-turn-helix domain-containing protein: MRLRRLGATLRRLREAANLTLEEAGAQLERSLSSLSKIENGRVRIPPRDLRVILDFYGVNEEPAREALLLLSRDARKRGWWQRYGDVLSPSYLDFISLEADAAEICTFETGLVPGLLQTQDYARAVIAAVPDTDGAARDVDQLLAVRMARQEVLSRDHPLTLWAIVDEALLHRHIGGREVMRSQLQHLVQVGGSSHVTLQVLPYAVGAHAGINGPFTILEFPEIADLDVVLLESQTSGLYLEQAEEVRRYRTIFNHLRASAKSAAASRVMIEDIAKQL, from the coding sequence GTGCGGCTACGTCGACTGGGCGCGACTTTGCGCCGCTTGCGGGAAGCGGCGAATCTAACGTTGGAGGAGGCCGGCGCTCAGTTGGAACGCAGCCTGTCCTCGCTTAGCAAGATCGAGAATGGCCGGGTTCGCATCCCGCCCCGTGATCTGCGGGTCATCCTCGACTTCTATGGAGTCAATGAGGAACCAGCCAGAGAGGCGCTGCTTCTCCTGTCACGGGATGCCCGCAAACGCGGTTGGTGGCAGCGCTACGGCGATGTGCTGTCCCCCTCCTACCTGGACTTCATCAGCCTGGAAGCGGACGCCGCCGAGATCTGCACCTTCGAGACCGGCCTGGTCCCCGGGTTGCTGCAGACCCAGGACTACGCCAGAGCGGTCATCGCGGCGGTCCCCGACACCGATGGCGCCGCTCGCGACGTCGACCAACTCCTGGCAGTGCGTATGGCCCGTCAGGAAGTCCTCAGCCGTGATCATCCCCTCACCCTCTGGGCGATCGTGGATGAGGCATTACTTCATCGTCATATCGGCGGACGAGAGGTGATGCGCTCTCAGTTGCAGCACCTGGTCCAGGTTGGCGGAAGCAGCCATGTCACCTTGCAGGTCCTGCCCTACGCCGTGGGCGCCCACGCCGGCATCAATGGTCCGTTCACCATCCTGGAGTTCCCGGAGATCGCGGACTTGGACGTCGTACTCCTGGAGAGCCAGACCAGCGGGCTGTATCTGGAACAAGCGGAAGAAGTCCGCCGTTATAGGACTATTTTCAACCATTTACGCGCTTCAGCGAAGTCCGCGGCGGCTTCCCGGGTGATGATTGAGGATATAGCCAAGCAGCTATGA